AACCAATCAAACAGGAAATATCACTGGCATCTCCTCAGCCAGAAGCCTCAAGCAAGGAGAGAGTTTTCAATATACTGTGAAGGGAAAATCCATTGGTCTGTTTTAGAAACTGCTGTACCCTGGCACCTGTGACCTGTTCATCTCCTTGGGGAAGCTCTTGTCGGAGTCCCACAGGTGTGTCTGTAGGAGCCAAGTCTCAGCACTTGCCTGGACTTTGGAGCAAAATGCTCCCATTGCACTTGAAACCAGCGGAAACCATGATGCCAAGGAGTGAAGTGGAGGAAAGGAAAGAGACTGGTCACCCCAAAGgtctgctcagctctgctgggcAGCTTCCAGCTTGGCCATTTACCCagctctcccagcagcagcccaaGCATCAGGCAGCTCCTCCACTCCCTTCTCTGGCCAGGTGCAGTCCAGGGGGCCCGGCTGGCTCTGATACCAAGCTTTCCATAACAACGGGCAAGCTCGTCAGTGGAAAGAGGATGAATGTTCAAAACAAGTCCCGACGGAGCCACAGGCACCTAAACGCTGTTCCCCTTAGGGCTCGTCACGCCCGGTGGGTGGAGTCGTCGCCACAGGCGATGTGACGCAAACGCTGTGACGATCAGGCCCAGGAGGGAGCTTGCCGTCCCGACCGCGATGGCCGAGTCGGTGCTGAAGGTAGCTGCAAAGAAGAGAAATTGTCACTTGCTGTGGTTGAGCCCTTAGCAGGGCTCGGTCTCAACAATCAACAAGTCTAAACATCCCTGCCTGGGTCCCGGTATGTCTTAGGTGTCCTTTGACACCAGCTGGCCACCAACAGCTGCATCTTCACATCACacggccccccagcagcctcgGCAGAGAGGATTTAATGGGCTGTACAGGCTAACAACAGGCTCCTGCCTAGAGATTGATCCCTCCAGCCCCGGGTTAAGGCACGTGGgcagggaagcttgcactgccgcTGCCCGTGTTGTACTGGTGCCTGTGGATGGAATTTCAGGGCTGTCAACCCAGCAACTTTCCCCAGCCATTATTCACTGTAGCGTTCAACCACCAAGCAGTGTGTGGCTAAGACCCACGCGTGATGCTTGGCCCTTGAACACAGGCACTCTGCCTCTCCCCATCCCACTGGTTTGGGCGGAGGGTTATGCTGGCCATAAGCTGTAGGTTCTGTTCTGTTGTTACCTGGGGGAGTACAGATCGGGGAAGGAAACAAACACGATCACTGGGACgccctctcctccctgggctggctCGCACCTCCCCACAGGGACCCACCACTCCTGAATGCAAAGCCCTTGGCAGCCACTCACCAGCAGACACAGCGATGTGGAGGCTTGCCACCTGGAGTCTCCTGCTCAGCAGGACGCACTCATAGATCCCTTGGTGGTCGAGATCTACACGGTCAACTGTCAGGATGGATTTGCCCTTGGACGCCTCCTCCTGGTACTGAGAGAGCTCCACAGGGGTTTTCAGCCACCTGATGGTAATATCCTCACCGCACTCTGCCTCGCATATGATCTTCAGGGCTTCCCCGGTGGTCCCTTTAGAAGGGACAGGCCTGATCTGCAGGTTGCAGACAGACTCTGTTCTGGGGATCTGGACACTAGTGGCTTTCTTGGTGAGAGGGTTCTCTGTGCGAGCCACGTCCCCTGTGGTGGGGTTGTCTGTGCGAGCCACGTCCCCTGTGGTGGGGTTCTCTGTGCAAGCCACGTCCCCTGTGGTGGGGTTCTCTGTGCAAGCCACGTCCCCTGTGGTGGGGTTCTCTGTAGCAGAACTCAAGCCGCTGCTGGGGCTCCAGTCAGTTGTGGCTGTGCCTGCACTGGGGTGCTGTGAGGCAGCCCTGGACTCGGTGGCGAGGGTCTCTGTGGTcaccagccaggggacagaggtGGCTTTGGCACTGGGCTTGTGAGATGTGGCAATGAACTCTGTGGTGGGGCTCTCTGCAGAAGTCAGTTCTGCGGTGGGGCTCTCTGTAGTAGCCCCAAGCCCAGTTGTGGGGCTGCAGTCAGTAGCAGGGGGCTTCTCTGTAGTAGCCGGAGACTCAGTTCTGGGATTCTCTCGGCCAGTGACTGACCCAGTTGTGGGCTGCTCTGCTACAGCTGTAAACAGAAGATTTTGATTAGTCTCTTGACACTTGGCTACTCGTACTCCATGCCCTTGTCCTTAAGGAACTGGGACCATGCAAGCCAGGTAGGTGGCCCGCTGACACCGAATGATCCTCCATCCCCTGGGAGGGGATTGAAGTGGGTGCTGGCTCCCTCCACCCCTCTGAACCCAGCTCCAGAGATATGGCTGTGTCAGAAACCTCACGCCCTAGCCCCTGCTTTGCTCTCCCCTTCATATATGCAACAGCCCCTGCACAGGCACCTTTCACGCTAGTTGTGTGTGGGCTGAGGCAGGATCCTTGGGATTAGGGCCCTAGACA
This sequence is a window from Mauremys reevesii isolate NIE-2019 linkage group 26, ASM1616193v1, whole genome shotgun sequence. Protein-coding genes within it:
- the MADCAM1 gene encoding mucosal addressin cell adhesion molecule 1 isoform X2; translated protein: MEPILLLLLLSLGWTCSGRLTVLPQEPLVQIGGTIQLNCSLDCPDGKPQWKGLDTNLGNIISTPTYSLLLITNAAVAMEGTKVCVGNCQGKSHQETTSLQVYSLPDTLQLETQPKELVAGQPAHLHCSIGKVYPPGSLTLSWYRGDQRLESPDPEEAADDEELFSYDSELEVPGEKVTEGLEFRCEVELLLPSDRSFHRATAVTVSTKAVAEQPTTGSVTGRENPRTESPATTEKPPATDCSPTTGLGATTESPTAELTSAESPTTEFIATSHKPSAKATSVPWLVTTETLATESRAASQHPSAGTATTDWSPSSGLSSATENPTTGDVACTENPTTGDVARTDNPTTGDVARTENPLTKKATSVQIPRTESVCNLQIRPVPSKGTTGEALKIICEAECGEDITIRWLKTPVELSQYQEEASKGKSILTVDRVDLDHQGIYECVLLSRRLQVASLHIAVSAATFSTDSAIAVGTASSLLGLIVTAFASHRLWRRLHPPGVTSPKGNSV
- the MADCAM1 gene encoding mucosal addressin cell adhesion molecule 1 isoform X1 is translated as MEPILLLLLLSLGWTCSGRLTVLPQEPLVQIGGTIQLNCSLDCPDGKPQWKGLDTNLGNIISTPTYSLLLITNAAVAMEGTKVCVGNCQGKSHQETTSLQVYSLPDTLQLETQPKELVAGQPAHLHCSIGKVYPPGSLTLSWYRGDQRLESPDPEEAADDEELFSYDSELEVPGEKVTEGLEFRCEVELLLPSDRSFHRATAVTVSTKAVAEQPTTGSVTGRENPRTESPATTEKPPATDCSPTTGLGATTESPTAELTSAESPTTEFIATSHKPSAKATSVPWLVTTETLATESRAASQHPSAGTATTDWSPSSGLSSATENPTTGDVACTENPTTGDVACTENPTTGDVARTDNPTTGDVARTENPLTKKATSVQIPRTESVCNLQIRPVPSKGTTGEALKIICEAECGEDITIRWLKTPVELSQYQEEASKGKSILTVDRVDLDHQGIYECVLLSRRLQVASLHIAVSAATFSTDSAIAVGTASSLLGLIVTAFASHRLWRRLHPPGVTSPKGNSV